A single window of Caldicellulosiruptor bescii DSM 6725 DNA harbors:
- the ribD gene encoding bifunctional diaminohydroxyphosphoribosylaminopyrimidine deaminase/5-amino-6-(5-phosphoribosylamino)uracil reductase RibD has translation MRALSHSYYMNMALELAKKASPLVLPNPRVGCVIVKNGTVIGKGYHQKYGEKHAEVLAIEDAIKNGYLLKNATMYVTLEPCCHFGKQPPCTDAIIKSGIKKVVVATKDPNPLVNGKGIQILKQHGIEVIEGVLQKEAESINKDFFKYMKTGIPYIAIKVAQSIDGKIATPSNKRFLFNTEEENVFVHSLRQKYMAILVSVNTVISDNPILNARYGQIVRQPTRVVLDSKLRIPLECNIVKTADKYSTYIVCSENVNDIQKIDLLSQKGIKIIFAKSSEDGHLDLSDAFSKLAQQKIVSVLVEGGSLLNFFLLKQRIADYWYSLIFNVFIGGQDTKGVVGAEGFEDFFPKLANTKVTTFKNSTIIEGDISYV, from the coding sequence TTGAGAGCTCTTTCACATAGCTACTACATGAACATGGCACTTGAGCTTGCAAAGAAAGCTTCTCCTTTGGTGCTGCCTAACCCAAGAGTGGGATGTGTGATTGTAAAAAATGGAACTGTAATTGGAAAAGGGTATCACCAGAAGTATGGTGAAAAACACGCAGAAGTTTTGGCAATTGAGGATGCAATAAAAAATGGATACTTGCTCAAAAACGCAACAATGTATGTTACATTAGAGCCATGCTGTCATTTTGGTAAACAGCCGCCTTGTACAGATGCAATTATAAAAAGTGGAATTAAAAAGGTTGTGGTTGCCACCAAAGACCCAAATCCTCTTGTCAATGGCAAGGGCATACAGATATTAAAGCAGCACGGAATAGAAGTTATAGAAGGTGTGCTGCAGAAAGAAGCAGAAAGTATTAACAAGGATTTTTTTAAGTACATGAAGACAGGCATTCCCTATATCGCTATAAAAGTTGCCCAGAGTATTGATGGCAAAATTGCAACACCTTCAAATAAGAGGTTTTTGTTTAACACTGAAGAGGAAAATGTCTTTGTGCACAGTCTTCGTCAAAAATATATGGCAATTTTGGTGTCAGTAAATACTGTAATTTCAGATAACCCAATTTTAAATGCAAGGTATGGCCAGATTGTAAGGCAGCCTACAAGAGTTGTGCTTGATTCAAAGCTTCGAATTCCTTTAGAATGCAATATTGTAAAAACTGCTGACAAGTATTCTACCTACATTGTGTGCAGTGAAAATGTAAATGATATTCAAAAAATAGACCTTCTTTCTCAAAAAGGAATAAAAATAATCTTTGCAAAGTCCTCAGAAGATGGTCATCTTGACCTTTCAGATGCATTTTCAAAACTTGCACAGCAAAAGATAGTATCAGTCCTTGTTGAGGGAGGAAGTCTACTGAACTTTTTTCTTTTGAAACAAAGAATTGCAGATTACTGGTATTCATTGATATTCAATGTTTTTATTGGTGGGCAGGACACAAAAGGTGTAGTTGGTGCGGAAGGCTTTGAGGACTTTTTCCCAAAGCTTGCAAATACAAAAGTCACAACATTTAAAAATTCTACTATAATCGAAGGAGATATAAGTTATGTTTAG
- a CDS encoding mechanosensitive ion channel family protein, which produces MYLSIGKISDMILKYSGKIIYSVVILIIGFLFLKVSNRMLEKWKKKQRSSVFPINQKRIDTLAALFKSILKYSIYFLVIVLILENFNVSIKTILAVAGIGGLAIGFGAQSLIKDVIAGLFLIIEDQLSVGDYVTIDGRSGTVKEMGIKTIIIQDYNGSIHIIPNGSIGAITNWSRHNSKAIVDVKLNTKMNFDEVSLKLQEVFKEIEEEFKDDIVTPPQIVGIVDTNWIEYTLRIVTETKPLRHWDLERAMRKKIIEKLFIS; this is translated from the coding sequence ATGTATTTGAGTATTGGGAAAATATCTGATATGATTTTGAAATACAGTGGCAAAATCATATACTCTGTGGTCATCCTAATTATTGGTTTTTTATTTTTGAAAGTTTCTAATAGAATGCTTGAAAAATGGAAGAAAAAACAGAGAAGTTCTGTATTTCCTATAAATCAAAAAAGAATAGATACTCTTGCAGCACTTTTCAAAAGTATTTTAAAATACTCTATATACTTTTTAGTGATTGTGCTCATTCTTGAAAACTTTAACGTTTCAATCAAGACAATCTTGGCTGTTGCAGGGATAGGTGGACTTGCGATAGGTTTTGGTGCACAGAGTTTGATTAAAGATGTCATAGCAGGTCTTTTTTTAATTATAGAAGACCAGCTTTCTGTCGGTGATTATGTGACTATCGATGGAAGAAGCGGCACTGTAAAAGAAATGGGAATAAAGACAATAATAATCCAGGACTACAACGGCTCAATCCATATTATTCCAAATGGTTCCATAGGTGCCATTACAAACTGGTCGAGGCATAACTCAAAGGCGATTGTGGATGTTAAGCTTAATACAAAAATGAACTTTGATGAGGTGTCTTTGAAGCTACAAGAGGTTTTTAAAGAGATTGAAGAGGAGTTCAAAGATGATATTGTAACACCACCACAAATTGTAGGGATTGTGGATACAAACTGGATAGAATATACACTCAGGATTGTGACAGAGACAAAACCTCTTCGCCACTGGGATTTAGAGAGGGCGATGAGAAAAAAGATTATTGAAAAACTTTTTATAAGCTAA
- the ribH gene encoding 6,7-dimethyl-8-ribityllumazine synthase, with amino-acid sequence MRTFEGSFCGKDLKFAIVISRFNSFITDELLKGCLDGLKRHEVDSENIDVYYVPGAFEIPLVCKKLAKSKKYNAIIALGAVIRGSTPHFEYVSAEVSKGIANVSLEQEVPVIFGVLTCDTVDQAIERAGTKAGNKGFDAAMSALEMANLMKNISS; translated from the coding sequence TTGAGAACTTTTGAAGGAAGCTTTTGTGGAAAAGATTTAAAATTTGCAATTGTCATTTCAAGGTTTAACTCATTTATTACAGATGAGCTTTTAAAAGGATGCTTGGATGGTCTTAAACGGCATGAGGTGGACAGTGAAAATATCGACGTATATTACGTACCAGGTGCTTTTGAAATACCACTTGTGTGCAAAAAGCTTGCAAAGTCAAAAAAATACAATGCAATAATTGCACTGGGTGCAGTGATTCGCGGCAGCACACCACATTTTGAGTATGTGAGTGCAGAAGTCTCAAAAGGTATTGCAAACGTCTCTTTAGAACAAGAAGTCCCAGTTATATTTGGTGTTCTGACATGCGACACAGTTGACCAGGCAATCGAAAGGGCAGGTACAAAAGCAGGAAATAAAGGGTTTGACGCAGCCATGTCTGCCTTAGAGATGGCAAATTTGATGAAAAATATTTCTTCATAA
- a CDS encoding LacI family DNA-binding transcriptional regulator, which yields MPSIEDVAKRAGVSKATVSRVINGTANVSEKKKKAVLEAIKALNYTPNVTAKNLARRKTDTIGIIIQQLSSWFYSEVVGLLNKYITQRGYGAIFCQLIDNIDYFKFLVGRVDGVIVFGYKSIDKQALKLLHANNVPVVLAENNTEFTNVPRINVNNLQGGYIATKYLIEKGCRKIVHISGPLESFESVARYEGYKAALKDFGIKFDEELVIEGDFMFQKAYENTKKLLQNKKIDGIFAANDLMAYASMYALDEMGMSVPNDVKVVGFDDVDLVGLQLSKMPRLTTVRQPIDLMAKTACDILFEKIDNPNKKFESEYILDTQLIIRQSA from the coding sequence TTGCCGTCGATTGAGGATGTTGCAAAAAGAGCTGGTGTTTCAAAGGCAACTGTGTCAAGAGTTATAAATGGAACAGCAAACGTCTCTGAGAAAAAGAAAAAGGCTGTTTTGGAAGCTATTAAAGCTTTGAATTATACTCCAAATGTGACAGCCAAAAATTTAGCAAGAAGAAAGACAGATACAATAGGAATCATAATCCAACAGCTCAGTAGCTGGTTTTACAGTGAAGTTGTGGGGTTACTCAACAAATATATAACCCAGCGCGGGTACGGGGCTATATTTTGTCAGCTGATAGATAATATTGACTACTTCAAATTTTTGGTAGGTAGAGTGGATGGAGTTATAGTTTTTGGATATAAAAGTATTGATAAACAAGCACTAAAGCTTTTGCATGCTAACAATGTTCCAGTTGTTCTTGCTGAAAACAATACTGAATTTACAAATGTTCCGAGGATAAATGTAAACAACCTGCAGGGTGGCTACATTGCAACAAAGTACCTTATTGAAAAAGGTTGCAGGAAAATTGTACATATATCAGGTCCGCTTGAGTCTTTTGAAAGTGTTGCAAGATATGAGGGGTATAAGGCAGCATTAAAAGACTTTGGAATAAAATTTGATGAAGAACTTGTCATCGAGGGAGATTTTATGTTTCAAAAGGCATATGAAAATACAAAAAAGCTTTTACAAAACAAAAAAATAGATGGCATATTTGCAGCAAACGACCTTATGGCATATGCAAGTATGTACGCATTAGATGAGATGGGAATGTCTGTCCCAAATGATGTGAAAGTAGTCGGGTTTGACGATGTGGATTTAGTAGGGCTTCAGCTCAGCAAAATGCCAAGACTTACAACAGTTCGCCAGCCAATTGACCTTATGGCAAAGACAGCTTGTGATATTCTTTTTGAAAAAATAGATAACCCGAACAAAAAATTTGAAAGTGAATATATTCTTGACACTCAGCTTATAATCAGACAATCTGCATAA
- a CDS encoding riboflavin synthase produces the protein MFSGIVEEVGRVVLMRKIDDIVKLSIEVKKIDAKIGDSIAVDGVCLTVTNISNGIFDFDLSPETIERTTLKFLKEGMPVNLQPALKMEDRIGGHIVLGHVDCIGTICMQKIQGKSRIIGIKPSEDFKGLVIKKGSVAIDGISLTIVDVFDTYFTISLIPHTIENTTLKYKKVGSWVNIEFDYIAKIVKENLR, from the coding sequence ATGTTTAGCGGTATTGTTGAAGAGGTTGGCAGGGTTGTTCTAATGAGAAAAATTGATGATATTGTAAAGCTGAGTATAGAAGTGAAAAAGATAGATGCAAAAATTGGTGACAGTATAGCAGTTGATGGTGTGTGCCTGACTGTTACAAATATTTCAAATGGAATTTTTGATTTTGACCTGTCACCTGAAACAATTGAAAGGACCACACTTAAATTTTTAAAAGAGGGGATGCCTGTAAACCTGCAACCTGCTTTGAAGATGGAAGACAGAATTGGCGGTCATATTGTTCTTGGTCATGTGGACTGTATTGGCACAATCTGTATGCAAAAAATTCAGGGAAAAAGTAGAATAATTGGAATAAAGCCGTCTGAAGATTTTAAAGGTCTTGTTATCAAAAAAGGTTCTGTTGCAATTGACGGCATTTCTCTTACAATTGTAGATGTCTTTGACACATACTTTACAATATCTTTGATTCCACACACCATTGAAAATACTACCTTGAAGTACAAAAAGGTAGGTAGCTGGGTAAACATTGAGTTTGACTACATTGCAAAGATTGTGAAAGAGAATTTGAGGTGA
- the ribB gene encoding 3,4-dihydroxy-2-butanone-4-phosphate synthase has translation MYELKDVIENLKNGEFVIVFDSQNREDEADLILPAQFSTPEKISFVLNHAKGMFCVAIDKEIQRRLNLYVPYNTQNTCTFTVTVDHKDTKTGITAKERSKTCKELANPKAVPSDFKIPGHVNPVVAHEGGVLIRKGHTEAAVELCRISKLFPAAVMIEILDEKGDSHNKEYVKSLAKKFSIPITTIDEIEKYILLSQPTVQKEAEAELPTQYGKFKIFAFKNHFSQKEHAVLINQTFNPSQPVNVRIHSSCKTGDIFHSLRCDCHQQLEFFLQFMAENKNCMLIYLDQEGRGIGFANKIKAYAYQEQGFDTYEANNLLGFDDDLRDYFDALHILRFFGISKINLATSNPEKISFLRDCGIEILKRIAIPVSVNPYNRKYIHSKMLKKKHEILIKGEDSFENF, from the coding sequence ATGTATGAGTTAAAAGATGTAATAGAAAATCTTAAAAATGGAGAATTTGTCATAGTATTTGACAGCCAAAACCGTGAAGATGAGGCAGATTTAATTCTGCCCGCTCAGTTTTCAACACCTGAAAAGATAAGTTTTGTTTTGAATCACGCAAAAGGAATGTTCTGTGTTGCGATAGATAAGGAAATTCAAAGGCGCTTGAATTTGTATGTTCCTTACAATACTCAAAACACCTGTACCTTTACAGTTACTGTTGACCACAAAGATACAAAAACAGGTATAACTGCTAAAGAGAGAAGCAAAACATGCAAAGAACTTGCAAACCCAAAAGCAGTGCCATCTGATTTTAAAATCCCTGGTCATGTAAATCCTGTTGTTGCGCATGAAGGGGGGGTTTTGATAAGAAAAGGGCACACAGAGGCAGCTGTAGAACTTTGTAGAATCTCAAAGCTTTTTCCTGCTGCGGTGATGATTGAAATCTTAGACGAAAAAGGAGATAGTCACAACAAAGAGTATGTAAAAAGCTTAGCAAAGAAATTTTCAATACCCATTACTACAATTGATGAGATTGAAAAATATATTCTACTTAGCCAGCCTACAGTGCAAAAAGAAGCTGAAGCAGAGCTTCCAACACAGTATGGAAAGTTTAAGATTTTTGCTTTTAAAAATCATTTTTCTCAAAAAGAACATGCTGTGCTGATAAACCAAACTTTTAACCCAAGCCAGCCTGTAAATGTCCGAATACACTCATCGTGTAAAACAGGAGATATTTTTCACAGTTTAAGGTGTGACTGCCATCAGCAACTTGAATTTTTCTTGCAGTTTATGGCAGAGAACAAAAACTGCATGCTCATTTACCTTGACCAGGAAGGAAGAGGAATTGGATTTGCCAATAAGATTAAAGCATATGCATATCAAGAGCAAGGCTTTGATACCTATGAGGCAAACAATTTACTTGGCTTTGACGATGATTTGAGAGATTACTTCGATGCTCTGCATATTTTAAGGTTCTTTGGTATAAGCAAAATTAATCTTGCAACATCCAATCCTGAAAAAATTTCTTTTTTGCGGGATTGCGGAATTGAAATTCTGAAGAGGATAGCTATTCCGGTTTCTGTAAATCCATATAACAGGAAATATATACATTCTAAAATGTTAAAGAAAAAGCATGAAATCTTAATAAAAGGAGAGGATAGCTTTGAGAACTTTTGA
- a CDS encoding gamma-glutamyl-gamma-aminobutyrate hydrolase family protein — protein MEIEELKVNKVSPMKVLIFGGFDTENRKLYVMNEYIEILLMLNAKPIIFPISVLSTDLLREYIQMCEYVLFCGGEDVHPKFYGREPQVGIRKINLLRDRIELEAMKISYEMSRRVLAICRGVQVMNVAFGGTLIQDIERKSSMSHYQNLDGIYGYHTVEVVGGLFACIFGGRKILVNSFHHQAIEEVAPGFEIEAVSMDGIVEAISKKDRNFFVGVQWHPELMAKDDLFQKRLFEKFLGG, from the coding sequence ATGGAAATTGAAGAACTCAAAGTGAATAAGGTAAGTCCAATGAAGGTTCTTATATTTGGCGGGTTTGATACAGAGAATAGAAAACTTTATGTTATGAATGAGTACATAGAAATACTTTTAATGCTAAATGCAAAACCCATAATTTTCCCTATAAGTGTTTTATCAACTGATCTTTTAAGAGAGTACATACAGATGTGTGAGTATGTTCTTTTTTGCGGAGGTGAAGATGTTCACCCTAAATTTTATGGCAGAGAACCTCAAGTAGGAATAAGAAAAATCAATCTTTTGAGAGATAGAATAGAGCTTGAGGCAATGAAAATTTCATATGAGATGAGTAGAAGAGTTTTGGCAATTTGCAGAGGAGTGCAGGTTATGAACGTTGCGTTTGGTGGGACTTTGATACAGGACATAGAGAGAAAATCCTCTATGTCTCATTACCAGAATCTTGATGGTATATATGGATATCATACTGTAGAGGTTGTTGGAGGGTTATTTGCTTGCATCTTTGGGGGCCGAAAGATTTTAGTAAACTCTTTTCACCATCAAGCAATAGAAGAAGTAGCACCTGGATTTGAAATTGAGGCAGTATCAATGGATGGCATTGTAGAGGCAATTTCGAAGAAAGACAGAAATTTTTTTGTAGGTGTGCAATGGCATCCCGAGCTTATGGCAAAAGACGACCTTTTTCAGAAAAGGCTTTTTGAGAAGTTTTTGGGAGGGTGA
- a CDS encoding ANTAR domain-containing response regulator has protein sequence MFKVILAIKNQRLFSVVKNALIENGYTIADAASDFADCLRKIRVLKPDIVIMEYGFSVGSMVEMIDILKNDRICPVVILANQAQRSNIESVILEDDEFNIFLYSPFNKWSFISFVETIAKNWMKLRKLEEQVRKLQDDLETRKLVERAKGILMKELKLDEESAMKKLQKLSMDHQMPIKEVAKRIIEWKLKNSK, from the coding sequence ATGTTCAAGGTTATTCTGGCTATAAAAAACCAAAGATTATTTTCTGTTGTAAAAAATGCTCTTATTGAAAATGGCTATACCATTGCTGACGCTGCTTCGGACTTTGCAGATTGTCTGAGAAAGATAAGGGTATTAAAACCAGATATTGTTATTATGGAGTATGGATTTAGTGTTGGCAGTATGGTGGAGATGATAGATATTTTAAAAAATGACAGAATATGTCCTGTTGTCATCTTGGCAAACCAGGCACAAAGGTCTAATATAGAAAGTGTAATCTTAGAGGATGATGAGTTTAATATTTTTTTGTACAGTCCATTTAATAAGTGGTCGTTCATATCCTTTGTTGAGACTATTGCTAAAAATTGGATGAAATTAAGAAAGTTAGAAGAACAAGTAAGGAAGCTTCAGGATGATTTGGAGACAAGAAAGCTTGTTGAAAGGGCAAAAGGGATTTTGATGAAGGAGCTAAAGCTTGATGAGGAAAGTGCAATGAAAAAACTTCAAAAGCTCAGCATGGACCACCAGATGCCTATTAAAGAAGTGGCAAAGAGAATCATAGAATGGAAATTGAAGAACTCAAAGTGA
- a CDS encoding HD-GYP domain-containing protein, giving the protein MKLQKNLWMRIFEFFLFFLICFPLAVQVAEIFIHIQKPVIEYLKIVTLFLAVAFFTVFYILRYGSILKRYRVFEKKQKVIIKKLKEEKDSIEKNYIDSIRLNKEMTNIVKRLIETERDLREKNEWFKNFFELSTKIISLSNVENIVEVIGEYSHGSLKFSRISIYHDGDDKKFKILGQFGQKDVHEHLLLSRAKEDINIAYKIVNNNLVKVAIPIVSEERCEGICFYGIECKSTSSEDVEYYISLCNFITIAIKNAIYYSNLKKQKSEIEDLYEKSTYMNERLKDTIEELNKSKAELEKKNQEIERFFYETILCLSKAIEYKDVYTKGHCERVQSIALKIADELSLSEEEKNVLKVACLLHDIGKIGVKEDILNKKGSLEDHEYKEIQKHPLIGYNILKDLEFTDRIKKVVLQHHERVDGRGYPFGLKDEEIDLLAKVVAVADAYDAMTSDRPYRKAFDKQAALSEMKRCAGSQFDTTIVEKLINLVQKGLVMFL; this is encoded by the coding sequence TTGAAACTACAAAAGAATTTATGGATGAGGATTTTTGAGTTTTTTCTCTTCTTTTTAATATGTTTTCCCCTGGCAGTTCAGGTTGCTGAGATTTTCATACATATTCAAAAACCTGTCATTGAATATCTTAAAATTGTAACACTGTTCCTTGCAGTGGCATTTTTTACAGTATTTTATATTCTCAGATATGGCAGTATATTGAAAAGATATAGAGTATTTGAGAAAAAACAAAAAGTCATAATTAAAAAGCTAAAAGAGGAAAAAGATAGTATTGAAAAGAACTACATTGATAGTATTCGACTGAACAAAGAAATGACAAATATTGTAAAGAGATTAATTGAAACAGAAAGGGACTTAAGAGAAAAAAATGAATGGTTTAAAAATTTTTTTGAGCTCTCGACTAAGATTATTAGTCTTTCGAATGTAGAAAATATAGTTGAGGTTATAGGTGAGTATAGCCATGGAAGTTTGAAATTTTCTCGTATAAGCATTTATCATGATGGTGATGATAAAAAATTCAAAATCTTGGGTCAGTTTGGGCAAAAAGATGTTCATGAACATCTTCTTCTGAGCAGAGCAAAAGAGGATATTAATATTGCTTACAAAATAGTAAATAATAACTTGGTAAAAGTAGCTATTCCGATTGTTTCAGAAGAGAGATGTGAAGGTATTTGTTTTTATGGAATTGAATGCAAAAGCACTTCAAGCGAAGATGTTGAATATTATATCAGCCTGTGCAATTTTATTACTATAGCCATAAAAAATGCCATTTATTATTCAAATCTCAAAAAACAGAAATCAGAAATAGAAGATTTGTATGAGAAAAGCACTTACATGAACGAAAGACTGAAAGACACAATTGAAGAATTAAATAAATCAAAGGCAGAACTTGAAAAGAAAAATCAAGAAATTGAAAGGTTCTTCTATGAAACAATCTTATGCTTGTCCAAAGCGATTGAGTACAAAGATGTGTATACGAAAGGACATTGCGAAAGAGTGCAAAGTATTGCTTTAAAAATTGCTGATGAGCTTTCGCTTTCAGAGGAAGAAAAAAACGTTTTAAAGGTTGCGTGTTTGCTTCATGATATAGGAAAGATTGGTGTGAAAGAGGATATACTGAACAAGAAAGGTTCTTTAGAAGATCATGAGTATAAAGAAATCCAAAAACATCCTTTAATAGGTTACAACATTTTAAAAGATTTAGAGTTTACGGACAGAATTAAAAAGGTTGTGCTTCAGCACCATGAAAGGGTGGATGGCAGAGGTTATCCGTTTGGATTGAAAGATGAAGAGATAGACCTTCTTGCAAAGGTTGTAGCTGTTGCAGATGCTTATGATGCAATGACTTCTGACAGACCCTATAGAAAAGCTTTTGATAAACAGGCGGCGTTGAGCGAAATGAAAAGGTGTGCTGGAAGTCAGTTCGATACTACTATAGTGGAAAAACTGATTAATTTAGTCCAAAAAGGTTTAGTAATGTTTTTATAG
- the xylB gene encoding xylulokinase, which translates to MYFIGIDVGTSGTKTILTDSKGNILATATFEYPLYQPQIGWAEQNPEDWWDASVKGIKAVLEKSKVDPKEVKAVGLTGQMHGLVMLDKNYNVIRPSIIWCDQRTAKECDEITQKVGKERLIEITANPALTGFTASKILWVKNNEPQNYEKVYKILLPKDYIRFKLTGEFATDVSDASGMQLLDIKNRCWSDEVLEKLEIDKDLLGKVYESPEVTGKVSRQASEITGLCEGTLVVAGGGDQAAGAVGNGIVKTGVISSTIGSSGVVFAHLDELKIDPQGRVHTFCHAVPGKWHVMGVTQGAGLSLKWFRDNFAHVEKAAFEFIDKDPYILMDQEAELANPGSDGLVFLPYLMGERTPILDPYAKGIFFGITAKHTRREFIRAVMEGVVFSLKNCLDILNEMGIEVKEVRVSGGGAKSKLWRQMQADIFEMDVWTLNSKEGPAFGAAILAAVGAGEYNKVEEACDVMIQKVESCNPNKDLFEVYRRTYKLYNSIYPRVKDLFNA; encoded by the coding sequence ATGTATTTTATTGGAATTGATGTTGGAACATCTGGTACAAAAACTATTTTAACTGATTCAAAAGGCAACATTTTGGCAACAGCAACTTTTGAGTATCCTCTTTATCAGCCTCAGATTGGATGGGCTGAGCAAAACCCTGAAGACTGGTGGGATGCAAGCGTAAAAGGAATTAAAGCTGTGCTTGAAAAGTCAAAGGTAGACCCAAAAGAAGTCAAAGCTGTAGGACTTACTGGGCAGATGCATGGGCTTGTTATGCTTGACAAAAACTACAATGTCATAAGACCATCAATAATCTGGTGTGACCAGAGAACGGCAAAAGAATGTGATGAGATTACACAAAAAGTTGGCAAGGAAAGACTTATTGAAATAACAGCAAACCCTGCACTGACAGGTTTTACAGCGTCAAAGATTTTGTGGGTAAAAAACAATGAACCCCAAAATTATGAAAAGGTTTACAAGATTTTGCTTCCAAAGGACTATATAAGATTTAAACTCACAGGCGAGTTTGCAACAGATGTATCAGATGCATCTGGCATGCAGCTTTTGGACATTAAAAACAGGTGCTGGTCTGATGAAGTTCTTGAAAAGCTTGAGATAGACAAAGATCTTCTTGGGAAAGTCTATGAGTCACCAGAGGTTACTGGAAAAGTGAGTAGGCAAGCAAGTGAGATTACAGGTCTTTGTGAAGGGACGCTTGTTGTTGCAGGTGGAGGGGACCAAGCAGCAGGTGCTGTTGGAAATGGCATAGTAAAGACGGGTGTGATTTCTTCTACAATAGGTTCGTCTGGTGTTGTTTTTGCCCATCTTGACGAGCTTAAGATTGACCCACAGGGAAGGGTTCATACATTTTGTCATGCAGTGCCGGGAAAATGGCATGTGATGGGTGTAACTCAAGGTGCCGGGCTTTCTCTCAAGTGGTTTAGAGACAACTTTGCTCACGTCGAAAAGGCTGCGTTTGAGTTTATTGACAAAGACCCATACATTTTGATGGACCAGGAGGCAGAACTTGCAAATCCAGGGTCAGATGGGCTTGTTTTCTTGCCATACTTGATGGGCGAAAGAACGCCCATTTTGGACCCGTACGCAAAAGGTATTTTCTTTGGAATAACTGCAAAACACACAAGAAGGGAATTTATTAGAGCTGTTATGGAAGGTGTTGTATTTTCGCTTAAAAACTGTCTTGATATTTTGAATGAGATGGGTATTGAGGTAAAAGAAGTCAGAGTTTCAGGTGGTGGTGCAAAGAGCAAGCTATGGAGACAGATGCAGGCAGACATATTTGAGATGGATGTATGGACACTGAATTCCAAAGAAGGACCTGCATTTGGCGCGGCTATTCTGGCAGCAGTTGGTGCCGGAGAGTATAATAAGGTCGAAGAAGCCTGCGATGTTATGATTCAGAAGGTTGAAAGCTGTAATCCAAATAAAGACTTATTTGAAGTATATAGAAGGACTTATAAACTTTATAATAGTATATATCCAAGAGTAAAAGATTTGTTTAACGCTTAA
- a CDS encoding DUF4176 domain-containing protein → MESKWLPIGSVVVLKGGNKPLMIYGRKQFNSRTGHEFDTTLIYSKICLNYIIFGFYFQSLHSSPP, encoded by the coding sequence ATGGAAAGCAAATGGCTTCCAATTGGAAGTGTAGTCGTTCTAAAAGGTGGAAATAAACCATTAATGATTTATGGTCGAAAACAGTTTAATTCACGAACAGGGCATGAATTTGATACTACCTTAATTTATTCAAAGATTTGCCTTAATTATATCATATTTGGTTTTTATTTTCAATCATTGCATTCATCCCCGCCCTAA